The Ochotona princeps isolate mOchPri1 chromosome 17, mOchPri1.hap1, whole genome shotgun sequence genome segment GTCAGGTGATCTCACTCGCCTGCTTAGAACCTTCCAGGGGACCCCTGGTCTGTGTTATAGCTAGTATCAAACCCAGACCCCCTAATTCCTTCCTTGGCCTTACATGGACCCCACCTCAATGCCAACCCTTACCCTCCTTTTTAGATTCTTGCTACATCGAGATGCTGCTTTGAACTGCTTGAAAGCAAAGACCGTGCTTTTCATGGTTTCTTCCTGCTTCAGAGTTGGCACTCGGTAGTTTCACTGCTGAATGAATTAAATGAGCCAATAGACTTTAAATGACTAGAGTCGTTCCTGGCACGTAGTAAACATGCCCTGAATGTTAGCTGTGAGGTTTTTTAGTAAATGAAGTTGAGTGATTTGTTTCCTAGAAGTCAGAAACATCATGTAGAAGCTGAACCACAGGGGCGGTCTGCCCGTGCTCCTCCCTCCCTGCGCTCCTGTCAGTGTTCTCATCCACACATCACTGTGtctgtctttgttttctgaaaagatttatctttccctattggaaaggcagatttacagagaaaaggagagacagaaagagcttctgtcggttgattcactccccaagtgactgcaatggctagagccgagccagtctgaagccaggagctcagaacatcttccagctctcccacacgggtgcagggtcccaaggctctgggctgtcctcgactgctttcccaggccacaagcagggagctggatgggaagcggggctgctgatattagaactggcacccatatgggatcctggcacattatggggcaaggactttagccactaggctactgcaccaggccctgaagtgCATTTAGATGTGTCATCAGATGTtctgttgtttggtttttttgtcagttttttatcttctttttggaaaggtagagaggAAGGGACAGGGCTAGACTTCCACTTaggaaaaagaagtgaaaacagCCATCCTGTAGTTATCTGGCCTCCGGCCCTGGCCAATGGCAGCAATTTTAGGAGCTTGAGGCATGGCTGTTGCCAAGAAAAAGGTTGGTCAGAAAGCCCACTGGGACCAGGTAACTCCTGCCAAGGGCCCCAGCCTGAAGTTGCTGTTACTTCCCGCAGTGAGCGCAGGCCCAGACCACACTTGCACCTGGTGCCTCTGCTCCTGGAGAACTCTCGGGCTGGCTGAGGAGCCTGGGCGTCTTGAGAAGAGAATAAATGGAATCTGCCTGGTAGATCCGGGGCGGGGGTGTCCCTCAGGCCCAGAGAGCCCGGAGGGATGCGGTGGGGAGCGCCCTGGAGCCGTAAAGCACAGCAGGAAAGTCCACCCATGTCCTCACGGTAAGGCTGTGCCAGGGAGAGCAGTGTGGTCAGGGCCCTGCTGTTGTCCCCTCCTTGATTGAGGCCTCTGTTCTAACCTCCATGTCCTCACCTGTCTCCTGCTCCCAGGACGGAGAGTATGAGGCTCAGGCCTCCACTGGCTGCTTACCTGTGACCACGTCCACCACGGCGGAGCCTTCCAAGCCCACCTCCTGCCGTGTGGTGATCTACCTGCAGCGGGAGATGTCGGGGGACACCTGTCTGTGCCCAGCCTCCGGGGCCAAGCCCAAGCTAAGCAGCTTcaagggaggagggctgggcaaCAAGTATGTGCAGCTCAACGTGGGCGGCTCCCTGCACTACACCACTGTGCGGGCGCTCACCCGGCACGACACCATGCTCAAGGCCATGTTCAGTGGACGCATGGAGGTGCTGACCGACAAAGAAGGTGAgttgcagggcagggccaggcctggggagatGGCACCGGGGTGGGACTCAATCTAAAAGCCTGGCACATATAGAACTAGACTCGCTTCTCCTTTTCACTTGGAGTCTTCGGTAAGGCTTCTGAGTTCTTGGAAATTATTTGTAGAATGGTGACTGTTCGGGGAGAAGATCCatcccttttaaatatttaaaataggacTAGACATTCCTGCAGATGCTCCCCAGTAACTACAGGGAATGGCCAGGGAGCAGTGGCTTCTGGGTAGCTGGTGGAGGCCTCTGTGGGCCTCCCTCTGCTGGATGCTGTGCCAGCTGTTGAActcagggagggggaaggagggactTGAGCACCCTGAGCTCCACGttcccctcctcactgctggcctCCAGCCTGCCGGGTGGCCTGTGCCTGTCTGGAGGTCCCTGGAGGCCAGTGGTGATCTTGGGGGCATTTGCATCCCTAGGCTGGATCCTCATAGATCGATGTGGGAAGCACTTCGGCACCATTTTGAATTACCTCCGCGATGACACCATCACCCTCCCTCAGAACCGGCAAGAAATCAAGGAACTGATGGCTGAAGCAAAATATTACCTCATTCAGGGGCTAGTGAACATGTGCCAGACAGCCCTGCAGGTACGTGGCAGAGGTGGAGGCGGTGGCTGAGCCCGGGCCGCACCGCTCCCTCGGGGACACAAGGGTCCAGCTCCCAGTGACCTGCGTGGCAGAAACAGCTGATGAGTCCAAAACTGGTTACATGTGGCAAGGCGAGTGCTGCCTGGGCCCAGGGACTCACACTCTGCCATGCCAACAGGCCTGGCTTCCTGTTATCCTTACCTGGATAGCTGGACTTCAGGCTTTCTGGAAATGGGCTTGCTTACTGCCTGGCAGCTTCTATCTCCCGTGGGCCTCGTGATGTTAGTCTGATGCCCCTCACCCAGCCAGGGGTGGCTATGGCAGAGGGGTTGCAGGAGGACCCGGCTCCAACTGACAAGCTCTGCACTCTGTGTGTCCCTCACCCAGGACAAGAAGGACTCCTACGAGCCTGTGTGTAACATCCCCGTCATCACATCtctgaaggaggaggagaggctcATTGAGTCATCCACCAAGGTAATGAGACCCCGAGGGTGGCCGGCAGGGGTGCCAGGCACCTGGCCAGGCCTCACTCCCCCTTCCCTTGCAGCCCGTGGTGAAGCTGCTGTACAACAGAAGCAACAACAAGTACTCCTACACCAGGTAGGCCTGGCGTCTGTGCTGCGGAGCCTGGAGCAGGGATACAGAAGTCGCTAAAGGCACCTGGGGTGCCGCCTGCAATCCTAGCACTGACTGTGGGCTGGGAATTCTCAGCACCTGTTGAAGGAAGTGGGAGAGCCAGGAACAGAGAACAGAGGAGGCACCTGCAACCAGGCCCTGCTGGGCCATGGCCAGGGTGACATAAGCCCCACCTTGGCACAAGGTGGAAGAGTGGGGCTGGGAAGCTTAGCGCCTCCTAAGCTTCCTGCAGCCTTTGGACCTTTCCCCAGGCTCACTGTCCCTTGTTCCCTTGTCCTGAACAGCCCAGTTAGGTATATCCAGGTGGTTGCAGGCTGAGTCTTGTGGACACACATGTGCCAGCGCCACCCCAGCAAGGAATGACCACCTGCCACTGAAATAGCTGGGTGTCACTTTCCTTCTGGGCTTAAGGACAGGAAACTTCTCTCAGTTCTGCTTTATCTCAAGAGCAGCTCCATTCCCCTTCCTCACAAGCCCTCAAATCCAGAGGGTGCCTTGTGACCCTTCTTGCCCTCCTACACCCTGACATGGCTCATTTGAGCTTGACAAGGG includes the following:
- the TNFAIP1 gene encoding BTB/POZ domain-containing adapter for CUL3-mediated RhoA degradation protein 2: MSGDTCLCPASGAKPKLSSFKGGGLGNKYVQLNVGGSLHYTTVRALTRHDTMLKAMFSGRMEVLTDKEGWILIDRCGKHFGTILNYLRDDTITLPQNRQEIKELMAEAKYYLIQGLVNMCQTALQDKKDSYEPVCNIPVITSLKEEERLIESSTKPVVKLLYNRSNNKYSYTSNSDDHLLKNIELFDKLSLRFNGRVLFIKDVIGDEICCWSFYGQGRKLAEVCCTSIVYATEKKQTKVEFPEARIYEETLNVLLYETPRVPDNSLLEATSRSRSQASPSEDEETFELRDRVRRIHVKRYSTYDDRQLSHQSNHRD